One Candidatus Kuenenbacteria bacterium HGW-Kuenenbacteria-1 genomic window, ATAAATTTTATTTTTTAATGCGCCGTGCAGGATTCGAACCTGCGCATCAGCTTAAAAGTCCGCCAGCTGGCGGATCTACCAACTGAGCTAAGCGCGTATTGCATGTATATTTTATTTTTGCAAATTTTTAAATCAAACCAATCAACCCAATAACCCAATTAAACAAACTGCTGAAAATTCCAATATTAAATAAATTATCTAATACAAGCAAACCGATTAAAATATATGGCCCATTTTGTTCTAAGGAAATTTTAAAATTTTCAAATTGATCTGGCAAAACAGCAAATAAAATTTTAGAACCATCCAATGGAGGAATTGGAATCAAATTAAAAATTGCTAAAATGATATTGATTATAATTAAATAACTTAAAAAATAAACTAATAAATCACTAGGGGTAAATTTTAAAAATGGAATTAAATATTTAAAAATTCCTATAAAAATAAAAAAACTAATGATGTTTGACAAAGGGCCAGCAAAGGCAACAATCGCTGGTCCCCATTTTTGATTTTTTAAATTATTAGGATTATAAGGGACGGGTTTTCCCCAACCAAAACCAATAGATAATAACATTAAGAATCCAATAAAATCAAGATGCGCCAATGGATTTAATGTTAATCGTCCTGAATTTTTAGCAGTATCATCACCCAATAAAGTAGTTGTAAATGCGTGAGAAAATTCATGAACAGTTAATGCATAAATAATTCCCAAAAGAGTAACAATTGCAAATAATGGTTGTGTAGATAAATATTCAAAAAACATATTTTTTATTTTAAATGACTTTTAAAAAAATAGCAAATATGGTAAGATAAAAAGTAGAAAGTTTAAAGTTAAAAATTCAAAATTAAATTTTTAACTTTGAATTACAATTTTTAACTTTTAATTTTTAACTTTTAACTTTTTTATTATGTCTAGAAAATGCTCTGTTTGTAAACGAAGTTCAATTAAATCTGTTAGTCGTAGTCATTCAAATATTGCGACTAAAAAACGTCAATATATAAATTTGCAAACAAAAAAAATTGATGGAGAAAAAATCAAAATTTGCACATCTTGTATAAAAACAAAAAATAAAAAATTAGAAAAAGGGGAATAAAAAAAATTAAAAAATTAATAAACCAAAAAAATAAAAAAGAATTTTTTTCTTTGTTTTTTAATATAAAAAAATTTAATTGACATAAATTATTATATTTGTTACTATAGTTGATTATAAACTATAAACTATAAACTATATGAAGACAGATACATCTAAAAATATTATTGAATTTATTCGAGCAAAGGATCAGGCTACAGTTAAAGAGCTTGTAAGTTATTTAAATATTTCTTATCAAGCAATATTTAAGCAGTTGAAAAAATTGCAAAATAGTGGACAATTAAAAAAAATTGGATTAGCGCCAAAAGTTTTTTATATTATTAATCAGCCAATAGAATATTCTAAAATTGAAAAATTGGATAAAAAAATAG contains:
- a CDS encoding site-2 protease family protein, with protein sequence MFFEYLSTQPLFAIVTLLGIIYALTVHEFSHAFTTTLLGDDTAKNSGRLTLNPLAHLDFIGFLMLLSIGFGWGKPVPYNPNNLKNQKWGPAIVAFAGPLSNIISFFIFIGIFKYLIPFLKFTPSDLLVYFLSYLIIINIILAIFNLIPIPPLDGSKILFAVLPDQFENFKISLEQNGPYILIGLLVLDNLFNIGIFSSLFNWVIGLIGLI
- a CDS encoding 50S ribosomal protein L28, with protein sequence MSRKCSVCKRSSIKSVSRSHSNIATKKRQYINLQTKKIDGEKIKICTSCIKTKNKKLEKGE